A genomic window from bacterium includes:
- the ftsY gene encoding signal recognition particle-docking protein FtsY: MLKEILGPQSRLARWKQRLLKSRQLILGPIEKLITGKENISNDFLGELEEILVRSDMGVHISDRIIQDIKYTSFKTGEDRVRKIKEVIEKRILSIIGEKNVLLSEKVPLVILMIGVNGSGKTSTAGKLAYRFHKENKKVLVAACDTFRAAAVAQLEIWKDRAGVDIVKGRDGTDPSALVYDAGKLVLEKGYQVLIIDTAGRLHTKSNLMDELKKIKRTVDKVMPGIYQEILLVMDATCGQNGILQAKLFKEAIGVTGIALTKLDGTAKGGIVIAIKEGLGVPVKLIGLGEGLEDLEDFSPKDFVKALLEE, encoded by the coding sequence ATGCTAAAAGAAATATTGGGACCGCAATCCAGACTGGCGCGGTGGAAACAGAGACTCCTTAAATCCCGCCAGCTGATTTTAGGCCCGATAGAGAAACTAATTACAGGAAAAGAAAATATTTCGAATGACTTCCTTGGTGAACTTGAAGAAATCCTGGTGCGGTCCGATATGGGAGTGCATATCAGCGACCGGATTATACAAGACATTAAATATACAAGTTTCAAAACGGGTGAAGACAGGGTCCGGAAAATAAAAGAGGTCATTGAAAAACGGATTTTGAGCATAATAGGTGAAAAAAATGTTTTGCTGAGCGAGAAAGTCCCTTTGGTTATATTAATGATTGGTGTTAATGGAAGCGGGAAAACCTCCACAGCCGGGAAGCTGGCTTATCGTTTTCACAAGGAGAATAAAAAAGTTTTAGTTGCCGCCTGTGATACATTTCGCGCGGCGGCTGTGGCACAGCTTGAAATATGGAAGGATAGAGCGGGTGTTGATATTGTTAAAGGCAGGGATGGGACGGATCCGTCGGCATTGGTATATGACGCAGGAAAACTGGTTTTGGAAAAAGGGTATCAGGTGCTTATAATAGATACCGCGGGGCGGCTGCATACCAAGTCAAATTTGATGGATGAACTTAAAAAAATAAAACGGACTGTGGATAAAGTAATGCCGGGGATTTACCAGGAAATTCTCCTGGTTATGGACGCTACGTGCGGACAGAACGGGATTTTGCAGGCAAAATTATTTAAAGAAGCGATAGGTGTTACGGGGATAGCGCTTACAAAGTTAGATGGAACAGCCAAGGGTGGAATTGTGATAGCTATTAAAGAGGGTTTGGGGGTTCCTGTCAAATTAATTGGTTTGGGAGAAGGACTGGAAGATTTAGAGGATTTTTCACCAAAGGATTTTGTTAAAGCCTTGTTAGAGGAATAA